One region of Hymenobacter oligotrophus genomic DNA includes:
- the traN gene encoding conjugative transposon protein TraN has translation MRIVLALCTLPLSLAAMPAQAQSTTLASTRPIAPAAAAKLSTYPLYVSDQKTTHLVFPSPVTYVDLGSAGLIAAKATGSENIVRVKAAGSGFSETNMTVLTASGKLYSFVVGYQRNPRQLGLDLGPPNAGPAKLPVLPLYVSDQKTTHLVFPYPVTYVDLGNSGILAAKATGADNIVRVKAASNRLTETNMTVLTSGGKLYMFVVNYQHDPKVLSLDLSTPANSTAQAGSGSEAILSNTPIPQGNLDAYSQQALARGGSAASDTKNQFSVRAGSVGYQQETLFFPLHLRNRSNVTYDVDFVKFYIQDKKVAKRTAEQAIELTPTYVYNGNLKKIEAAGKLQQVFVFKKFTIPDQKNLVVEVYEKGGGRNIKLKLSNSDLLRARGFR, from the coding sequence ATGCGAATCGTCCTTGCCCTCTGCACCCTGCCCCTCAGCCTGGCCGCAATGCCTGCCCAGGCCCAATCCACGACGCTGGCCAGCACCCGACCCATCGCCCCGGCCGCCGCGGCAAAGCTGTCGACCTATCCGCTGTATGTTTCGGACCAGAAAACGACTCACCTGGTCTTTCCCTCCCCGGTCACCTATGTCGATTTGGGCAGCGCCGGGCTGATTGCGGCCAAGGCCACAGGCTCCGAAAACATCGTGCGGGTCAAGGCTGCCGGCAGCGGCTTCAGCGAAACCAACATGACCGTGCTGACGGCCAGCGGCAAGCTTTACTCCTTCGTGGTGGGCTACCAGCGCAACCCGCGCCAGCTGGGCCTGGACCTGGGCCCGCCCAACGCGGGCCCGGCCAAGCTGCCCGTGCTCCCGCTCTACGTCTCGGACCAGAAAACCACGCACCTCGTGTTTCCCTACCCAGTCACCTACGTGGACCTGGGTAACTCGGGCATTCTGGCCGCCAAAGCCACGGGTGCCGACAACATCGTGCGCGTGAAGGCCGCCAGCAACCGCCTGACCGAAACCAACATGACCGTGCTTACCTCCGGGGGCAAGCTGTACATGTTCGTCGTCAACTACCAGCACGACCCCAAGGTGCTGAGCCTGGATTTGAGTACGCCGGCCAACTCCACCGCGCAGGCCGGCAGCGGCAGCGAGGCCATCCTGTCGAACACACCCATTCCGCAGGGCAACCTGGATGCATATTCCCAGCAGGCGCTGGCGCGCGGCGGCTCGGCGGCCAGCGACACGAAAAACCAGTTCAGCGTGCGCGCGGGCAGCGTGGGCTACCAGCAGGAAACCTTATTTTTCCCGCTGCACCTGCGCAACCGCTCCAACGTGACGTATGACGTGGATTTCGTCAAGTTTTACATCCAGGATAAAAAGGTGGCCAAGCGCACGGCTGAGCAAGCCATTGAGCTGACGCCCACCTACGTCTACAATGGCAACCTGAAAAAGATTGAAGCGGCCGGCAAGTTGCAGCAGGTGTTTGTGTTCAAGAAGTTCACCATACCCGACCAGAAAAACCTGGTTGTCGAGGTGTACGAGAAGGGAGGCGGGCGCAATATCAAGCTCAAGCTTTCCAACAGCGACCTACTCCGGGCCCGCGGCTTCCGTTAG
- the traK gene encoding conjugative transposon protein TraK translates to MFASLKTIDSAFQQVKTLALLFIVAVLVLAGTIAYFAFQTTTAAANRIYVLEGGQLLTAGARDARANRPVEARTHVTRFHELFFTLDPDQKAIDSNVNKALYLADNSAKRQYENFKEKGFYNDLIAANISLGMSVDSVVITNSRPLVARCYGHQRVIRATSVTTRNFLSECSLRDVTRSENNPHGFLMENWRVLRNEDLSTQPR, encoded by the coding sequence ATGTTCGCATCCCTGAAAACCATTGATTCCGCTTTCCAGCAGGTTAAGACCCTGGCCCTGCTCTTCATTGTGGCGGTGCTGGTGCTGGCCGGCACCATCGCCTACTTCGCGTTTCAGACCACCACCGCGGCCGCCAACCGCATCTACGTGCTGGAAGGCGGGCAACTGCTCACGGCCGGCGCCCGAGATGCGCGGGCCAACCGACCGGTGGAGGCCCGCACCCACGTCACGCGCTTCCACGAGCTGTTTTTCACCCTGGACCCCGACCAGAAGGCCATCGACAGCAACGTGAACAAGGCGCTGTACCTGGCCGACAACTCCGCGAAGCGGCAGTACGAGAACTTCAAGGAGAAGGGCTTCTACAACGACCTGATTGCCGCCAACATCAGCCTGGGAATGAGCGTGGACAGCGTGGTGATAACCAACTCGCGCCCGTTGGTAGCACGGTGCTACGGCCACCAGCGCGTCATCCGGGCCACCTCGGTGACCACCCGCAACTTCCTTTCGGAATGCTCGCTGCGCGACGTGACGCGCTCGGAGAACAACCCGCACGGCTTCCTGATGGAGAACTGGCGGGTTCTGCGCAACGAAGACCTCAGCACCCAGCCCCGCTAA
- a CDS encoding nucleotidyl transferase AbiEii/AbiGii toxin family protein, giving the protein MANPMTLHTHEQDFRNLITITAAARAMRQSFIEKDYWVTWVLRNLADSAVADHVVFKGGTSLSKGYGLIERFSEDVDLAVILQEQQSDGALKRLIRDIHKIAAGDLPEVDVPGSTSKRGHNRLVYHQYPHLFTDPVPTATEHILLEITAFGEPEPHSKRPLISYLGQYLLDYGQPEAVQEYGLAAFDFNVLSLARTFAEKIMALVRASYEEDPLAATGRKVRHLYDLHQLASQPEVAALLASPGLAQQLAAVQRDDARAGVIGPTREWKTKPLTACWAYAEEAANLRQLQQPYEQELPSLLHSPLPAFDQVLHIMQRIVQQLRAYDGL; this is encoded by the coding sequence ATGGCAAATCCGATGACCCTGCACACCCATGAGCAGGACTTTCGCAACCTGATTACCATCACCGCGGCGGCCCGGGCGATGCGGCAAAGCTTTATCGAGAAAGACTACTGGGTCACCTGGGTGCTGCGCAACCTGGCCGACTCGGCCGTGGCCGACCACGTCGTGTTCAAGGGCGGCACCTCGCTTTCCAAGGGCTACGGGCTCATCGAGCGGTTTTCGGAAGATGTGGACCTGGCCGTCATCCTGCAGGAGCAGCAAAGCGACGGCGCGCTGAAACGGCTCATCCGCGACATCCATAAAATCGCCGCCGGCGACCTGCCCGAAGTAGACGTGCCAGGCTCCACCAGCAAGCGCGGCCACAACCGGCTGGTGTACCACCAGTACCCGCACCTGTTCACCGACCCGGTGCCGACGGCTACCGAGCACATTCTGCTGGAAATAACGGCCTTCGGAGAACCCGAGCCCCACAGCAAGCGCCCGTTGATTTCTTACCTGGGGCAGTACCTGCTCGACTACGGGCAGCCGGAAGCCGTGCAGGAGTACGGCCTGGCAGCCTTCGATTTCAACGTGCTGAGTCTCGCGCGCACGTTTGCCGAGAAAATCATGGCCCTGGTGCGCGCCTCCTACGAAGAAGACCCGCTCGCGGCCACGGGCCGCAAGGTGCGCCACCTCTACGACCTGCACCAGCTGGCCAGCCAGCCTGAGGTGGCCGCCCTGCTGGCTAGCCCCGGCCTGGCTCAGCAGCTCGCGGCCGTGCAGCGCGACGATGCGCGGGCAGGCGTCATCGGCCCGACGCGAGAATGGAAAACCAAGCCCCTGACCGCCTGCTGGGCCTACGCCGAGGAAGCGGCAAACTTGCGTCAGCTCCAGCAGCCTTATGAGCAGGAATTACCAAGTCTGCTGCACAGCCCACTTCCCGCGTTTGACCAGGTGCTGCACATCATGCAGCGCATCGTGCAGCAGTTACGGGCCTACGATGGATTATGA
- a CDS encoding helix-turn-helix domain-containing protein codes for MKADISVAHVLPPPAAHRLLIKNMVCPQCIRVVGEELAALGLQVHRVALGEADISTPDNAAPDYAAIRTSLQEAGFELLEDPRAQLVDRIKTLLVALIHYPPPGPRLLNYSAYLVEHLGKDYHYLSHLFSASEGLTIEKFIIRQKVERAKELIGYGELSMAEVAQQLGYSSPAHLSRQFRQVTGLTPTEFQKLGPASHARRSLDSLI; via the coding sequence ATGAAAGCCGACATTAGCGTGGCCCACGTGCTGCCGCCGCCCGCCGCGCACCGGCTGCTGATAAAGAACATGGTGTGCCCGCAGTGTATCCGGGTGGTGGGCGAGGAGCTGGCCGCGCTGGGCCTGCAGGTGCACCGCGTGGCCCTGGGCGAGGCCGACATATCGACGCCCGACAATGCGGCTCCTGACTACGCCGCTATTCGCACCAGCCTGCAGGAGGCCGGCTTTGAGCTGTTGGAAGACCCCCGCGCCCAACTCGTGGACCGCATCAAGACGCTGCTGGTAGCCCTGATTCACTACCCACCGCCCGGCCCGCGCCTGCTCAACTACTCCGCCTACCTGGTCGAGCACCTGGGCAAGGACTACCACTATCTTTCCCATTTGTTCTCCGCTTCCGAGGGCCTCACCATTGAGAAGTTCATCATCCGCCAGAAGGTGGAGCGGGCCAAGGAGCTCATCGGCTACGGCGAGCTGAGCATGGCCGAAGTGGCCCAGCAGCTGGGCTACAGCAGCCCGGCCCACCTCTCGCGGCAGTTCCGGCAGGTGACAGGCCTCACCCCGACCGAGTTCCAGAAGCTGGGGCCGGCCTCGCACGCCCGGCGCAGCCTGGATTCACTGATTTAG
- the traM gene encoding conjugative transposon protein TraM yields the protein METKPHDAQFLRTRKMATFLPVVVVPFLAVMFYLGGGGQGAPAEAQSVPSGFNTSLPTAEKGSITASKLEAYASPVDTLRNRGLVDARLDTAAGSGLSYSIGADGKPGPNGSVDKSVVEAQQQLIAAQQAQLNGGTTPGTAVAPTTAAPGSLTPQEQLELMRSQHERELAEKDAQLQMAQLLAQSNSGGGGVARPAAPTAAKPKKKARTRAKVVDDDAVVSRLGSNGAGRRRTASFTGLYDGRAATEDANTLPAVIHESQEVVSGSLVKMRLTESAVVNGRALPANTFIYGKCSLAGERLNISIETLKTGNRVFPVALEVYDVDGLEGLHIPGAITRDAAKQAGADGLNAADAMTMSADPTLAAAGVAVTAVKGLGQKKIRLVKVRLKAGYQVMLKIDK from the coding sequence ATGGAAACCAAACCGCACGACGCGCAATTTCTGCGCACCCGCAAGATGGCCACCTTCCTGCCGGTGGTGGTCGTCCCCTTCCTGGCTGTCATGTTCTACCTGGGCGGCGGGGGCCAGGGCGCGCCCGCCGAAGCCCAGAGCGTGCCGTCCGGCTTCAATACCTCCCTGCCCACGGCCGAGAAGGGCTCCATTACGGCCAGCAAGCTCGAAGCCTACGCCAGCCCGGTGGATACCCTGCGCAACCGGGGTCTGGTCGATGCCCGCCTCGATACGGCGGCCGGCTCGGGCCTGTCGTATTCGATTGGCGCCGACGGCAAGCCCGGCCCCAATGGGTCGGTAGATAAATCCGTGGTGGAAGCCCAGCAGCAGCTCATTGCCGCCCAGCAGGCCCAACTGAACGGCGGAACCACGCCCGGCACGGCGGTGGCCCCAACGACAGCGGCGCCTGGGTCACTCACTCCTCAGGAGCAGCTGGAACTGATGCGCAGCCAGCACGAACGGGAGCTGGCCGAGAAGGACGCCCAACTGCAGATGGCCCAGCTGCTGGCCCAAAGCAACAGCGGCGGGGGAGGGGTAGCCCGCCCGGCCGCGCCGACGGCAGCCAAGCCCAAGAAAAAAGCCCGCACCCGGGCCAAGGTGGTCGATGACGACGCCGTCGTTTCCCGGCTGGGCTCGAACGGCGCGGGCAGACGACGCACGGCCTCGTTCACGGGTCTGTATGACGGTCGGGCGGCCACGGAGGACGCCAACACCCTGCCGGCCGTTATTCACGAATCGCAGGAAGTCGTCAGCGGCTCGCTGGTGAAAATGCGCCTGACGGAGTCGGCCGTGGTCAACGGCCGCGCCCTGCCGGCCAACACCTTCATCTACGGCAAGTGCAGCCTGGCTGGGGAGCGGCTGAACATCAGCATCGAAACGCTGAAAACCGGCAATCGGGTCTTCCCGGTGGCCCTCGAAGTCTACGACGTGGACGGTTTGGAAGGCCTGCACATTCCGGGCGCTATTACCCGGGACGCAGCCAAACAGGCCGGCGCCGATGGCCTGAACGCCGCCGACGCCATGACCATGAGCGCCGACCCCACGCTGGCCGCGGCCGGCGTTGCGGTTACCGCTGTCAAGGGCCTCGGTCAGAAGAAAATCCGCCTGGTCAAAGTACGCCTGAAAGCTGGCTATCAGGTCATGTTGAAGATTGATAAATAA
- a CDS encoding cupredoxin domain-containing protein — MDTTAFIVTIAGVGLAAFVIWYFFFSARQTASAVSMSGGVQEVAITVKGGYSPDVIEVERGKPVQLSFYRDEENSCSEELLMPDFNVRRDLPAFKTTLVELLPQQAGTFTFTCGMGMLRGNLVVK; from the coding sequence ATGGATACGACGGCTTTTATTGTCACCATTGCCGGCGTCGGCCTGGCCGCTTTCGTCATTTGGTACTTCTTCTTCTCGGCCCGGCAAACGGCCAGCGCCGTGTCCATGTCGGGCGGCGTGCAGGAGGTGGCCATCACGGTGAAAGGCGGCTACTCGCCCGACGTCATTGAGGTGGAGCGCGGCAAGCCCGTGCAGCTGAGCTTTTACCGCGACGAGGAAAACAGCTGCTCGGAGGAGCTGCTGATGCCCGATTTCAACGTGCGCCGCGACTTGCCGGCGTTCAAAACCACGCTGGTGGAGCTGCTGCCCCAGCAGGCGGGCACCTTCACGTTTACCTGCGGCATGGGCATGCTGCGGGGCAATCTGGTGGTGAAATGA
- a CDS encoding type IV toxin-antitoxin system AbiEi family antitoxin domain-containing protein, with protein sequence MEKATKSTTARQKILNRLQKLEPGALVRYQDFASLGIAPGTVAVNLSRLRQEGLVQQVTKGTYRLPLQSRFGPVPVSEQQVLQVLLQTPSKKLRGYPTGVAAFNRLGLTTQVPQEIQIATSRPGRPKKVGNVRVRFVRSRADVKPEEVKLCQLLDALRQIKRLPDTSPAAALLRLREQIKQLPPNEQAALVRLAQDYNPATRALLGALLEGLGEAKLATKLKASLNPLSTYKLGLSEQALPNRAQWQIR encoded by the coding sequence ATGGAAAAAGCGACCAAATCCACAACCGCCCGCCAAAAAATACTCAACCGCCTGCAAAAGCTGGAGCCGGGCGCCCTCGTGCGCTACCAGGACTTTGCCAGCCTGGGCATCGCGCCGGGCACGGTGGCCGTGAACCTGAGCCGCCTGCGCCAGGAAGGGCTAGTGCAGCAGGTCACCAAAGGCACGTACCGGCTGCCGCTGCAAAGCCGGTTCGGCCCGGTCCCGGTTTCCGAGCAGCAGGTGCTGCAGGTGCTGCTGCAAACGCCCAGCAAGAAGCTGCGGGGCTACCCCACCGGCGTAGCGGCCTTCAACCGCCTGGGCCTGACTACGCAGGTGCCCCAGGAAATTCAGATTGCTACCTCCCGGCCGGGGCGGCCGAAGAAAGTCGGCAACGTGCGCGTGCGCTTCGTGCGCAGCCGGGCCGATGTAAAGCCAGAGGAGGTAAAGCTGTGTCAGCTGCTCGATGCTCTGCGGCAGATTAAGCGCCTGCCCGACACATCGCCGGCCGCGGCCCTGTTGCGCCTGCGCGAGCAGATAAAACAACTACCGCCGAATGAGCAGGCCGCTCTGGTTCGCCTGGCGCAGGACTACAACCCAGCCACGCGCGCCCTACTAGGGGCCCTGCTGGAAGGGCTGGGTGAAGCCAAGCTAGCTACCAAGCTGAAAGCCAGCTTAAATCCCTTATCCACTTATAAGCTTGGTTTGTCCGAGCAAGCCTTACCCAACCGCGCGCAATGGCAAATCCGATGA